One Peromyscus leucopus breed LL Stock chromosome 4, UCI_PerLeu_2.1, whole genome shotgun sequence genomic region harbors:
- the Trib3 gene encoding tribbles homolog 3 — protein MRATPLAAAAAAGVPCRKKPLEFDDNIDSECPVLKRVRGGPEPGPRPCLLPPSPPPASDLSPAVTPATRLGPYVLLEQEQGSRTYAALHCPTGTKYTCKVYPSCEAQAVLAPYARLPTHRHVARPADILLGSQFLYAFFEKTHGDLHSLVRSRRGIPEPEAAALFRQMAAAVAHCHQHGLVLRDLKLCRFVFSDCERTKLVLENLDDACVMTGPDDSLWDKHACPAYVGPEILSSQPSYSGRAADVWSLGVALFTMLAGHYPFQDSEPALLFGKIRRGTFALPEGLSAPARCLIRCLLRKEPSERLVAPSILLHPWLREDHSLVSPPQSGRWDTDQVVPDGPGLEEAEEEEVGLYG, from the exons aTGCGAGCCACccctctggctgctgctgctgctgctggtgtccCCTGCAGGAAGAAACCGTTGGAGTTCGATGACAACATTGACTCCGAATGCCCAGTCCTAAAACGAGTGAGAGGTGGGCCTGAGCCTGGGCCGCGCCCCTGCCTGCTGCCCCCCAGCCcgcctcctgcctcagacttgtCACCTGCTGTGACCCCGGCAACCCGGCTGGGGCCCTATGTCCTTTTGGAACAAGAGCAAGGCAGCCGCACTTACGCGGCCCTGCACTGCCCCACAGGCACAAAGTACACCTGCAAG GTGTACCCGTCCTGTGAGGCCCAGGCGGTGCTGGCACCCTATGCAAGGCTGCCTACCCATCGGCACGTGGCCCGTCCGGCGGACATCCTGCTGGGCTCTCAGTTTCTCTACGCCTTCTTCGAGAAGACCCACGGGGACTTGCACAGCCTGGTGCGCAGCCGCCGTGGCATCCCTGAGCCCGAGGCCGCGGCGCTTTTCCGGCAGATGGCTGCTGCCGTGGCACACTGCCACCAACACGGGCTTGTCTTGCGCGACCTCAAGCTGTGTCGCTTTGTCTTCAGCGACTGTGAGAG GACGAAGCTGGTGCTGGAGAACCTGGACGATGCCTGTGTGATGACTGGACCAGATGACTCTCTGTGGGACAAGCATGCATGCCCTGCCTACGTGGGACCAGAGATACTCAGCTCCCAGCCATCCTACTCCGGCAGAGCAGCTGATGTCTGGAGCCTGGGCGTGGCGCTCTTCACTATGCTTGCTGGCCACTACCCTTTCCAGGACTCTGAGCCAGCTCTGCTCTTCGGCAAGATCCGCAGGGGGACCTTTGCCCTGCCTGAAGGCCTATCAGCTCCAGCCCGATGCCTGATCCGCTGTCTCCTTCGCAAGGAGCCTTCAGAGAGACTAGTGGCCCCCAGCATCCTCCTGCATCCCTGGCTGAGGGAGGACCACAGCCTTGTCTCCCCTCCACAGTCTGGCCGCTGGGACACTGACCAGGTGGTCCCCGATGGGCCAGggctggaggaggctgaggaagaggaggtgggactgTATGGCTAA